In the Aliarcobacter cryaerophilus genome, one interval contains:
- a CDS encoding YihY/virulence factor BrkB family protein, protein MENSKNTISKKLFVAVETFFNDDTSYYAASLSFFTIFSILPIIALGIAIISQFQEFNSYLDMFTNFLLNFLNPTHSDEIVNTLKNFISNSDKLGFVGIFYMLFVYIMFFKDYDYIVNKIHQTTRREIYKSFFIYTIFFIVFPAIFIVLNLLLSFYDNNLFKKILLFLFTWLIFFALFKVSVNKIISIKAAFISSFLTLTTLSITKNLFIYYVVYNKTYTTIYGSLSTLLFSILWIYISWIIYLYGIKICHKLNMKYLNQVV, encoded by the coding sequence TTGGAAAATAGTAAAAATACTATTTCCAAAAAGCTATTTGTAGCAGTTGAAACATTTTTTAATGATGACACAAGCTACTATGCTGCAAGTCTTAGTTTCTTTACTATATTTTCAATACTACCAATAATTGCTCTTGGAATTGCTATTATTTCACAATTTCAAGAGTTTAATTCATATCTTGATATGTTTACAAATTTTTTACTAAATTTTCTAAACCCTACACACTCTGATGAAATTGTAAATACTCTAAAAAATTTTATATCAAACTCTGATAAATTAGGATTTGTAGGAATATTTTATATGCTTTTTGTATATATTATGTTTTTCAAAGATTATGACTATATTGTAAATAAAATACATCAAACAACAAGAAGAGAAATATATAAATCATTTTTTATATACACAATATTTTTTATAGTTTTTCCTGCTATTTTTATTGTTTTAAATTTACTTCTTAGTTTTTATGATAATAATTTGTTTAAGAAAATTCTATTATTCTTATTTACTTGGCTTATATTTTTTGCACTATTTAAAGTGAGTGTAAACAAAATTATCTCTATTAAAGCAGCTTTTATATCATCATTTCTTACTTTAACAACTTTGAGTATTACAAAAAATCTTTTTATATATTATGTTGTTTACAACAAAACATATACAACAATTTATGGCTCACTTTCAACTTTACTTTTCTCTATTTTATGGATTTATATTTCATGGATAATCTATCTTTATGGTATAAAAATTTGTCATAAATTAAATATGAAATATCTAAATCAAGTCGTATAA
- a CDS encoding FAD-binding oxidoreductase, with the protein MIDKKHLEYITSIVGDENIKTDKAHLIAFCYDATRSRFEPDAVVFPRHEQDVSDILKYCNEHKIVIVPRGAGSGFTGGALPSNGGIILSLERHMNKILEIDMQNMVGVVQPGVINMQFQKTVEEVGLFYPPDPASEEYSTLGGNVSENAGGMRAAKYGITKDYVMALRAVLPNGDIIVAGKKTIKDVAGYNVAGILIASEGTLAVITEITLKLIPKPKFKKTYMGVFPSVNSAMTAVFKSLASGANPVAMEFLDSLVIKALKQKFPQISLPENAGGILIGDVDASSEAEIEDQLNILKESFKDNGSIDFIVALDEEEGKKLWFARRNASPATMVYGTKKLNEDISVPRSKLPEALDEIYKIGEKYGFQVPCFGHAGDGNIHVNVMVKDKTNEKEMADGHKAIEEIFQLVVDMGGTLSGEHGIGISKAPFMNIAFTDAEMNLFRSIKKAFDPNNILNPFKMGL; encoded by the coding sequence GTGATTGATAAAAAACATTTAGAGTACATAACTTCTATTGTAGGAGATGAGAATATCAAAACTGATAAAGCTCATCTAATAGCTTTTTGCTACGATGCTACAAGAAGCCGTTTTGAGCCAGATGCAGTTGTTTTTCCACGACATGAACAAGATGTAAGTGATATTTTAAAATATTGTAATGAACACAAAATTGTAATTGTACCAAGAGGTGCTGGAAGTGGATTTACAGGTGGAGCATTACCTTCAAATGGAGGAATTATTTTATCACTTGAAAGACATATGAATAAGATACTTGAAATTGATATGCAAAATATGGTTGGAGTTGTTCAACCAGGAGTTATAAATATGCAGTTTCAAAAAACAGTTGAAGAAGTTGGTTTATTTTATCCTCCAGATCCTGCGAGTGAAGAGTACTCAACTTTGGGTGGAAATGTAAGTGAAAATGCAGGTGGAATGAGAGCTGCTAAATATGGTATTACAAAAGATTATGTAATGGCTTTAAGAGCAGTTTTACCAAATGGTGATATTATCGTAGCTGGTAAAAAAACTATCAAAGATGTTGCTGGTTATAATGTTGCTGGTATTTTAATAGCTAGTGAAGGAACTTTGGCAGTTATTACAGAGATTACTTTAAAACTTATCCCAAAACCAAAATTCAAAAAAACTTACATGGGAGTTTTTCCAAGCGTAAATAGTGCTATGACAGCTGTATTTAAATCGCTTGCAAGTGGTGCAAATCCTGTTGCTATGGAGTTTTTAGACTCACTTGTAATAAAAGCACTAAAGCAAAAATTTCCTCAAATTTCATTGCCAGAAAATGCTGGTGGAATTTTAATTGGAGATGTAGATGCTTCTAGTGAAGCTGAAATTGAAGACCAATTAAATATTTTAAAAGAGTCATTTAAAGATAATGGCTCAATTGATTTTATTGTGGCTCTTGATGAAGAAGAAGGTAAAAAGCTATGGTTTGCAAGACGAAATGCAAGTCCAGCAACTATGGTTTATGGAACTAAAAAATTAAATGAAGATATAAGTGTTCCAAGAAGTAAGCTTCCAGAGGCTTTAGATGAGATTTATAAAATTGGTGAAAAATATGGTTTCCAAGTACCTTGTTTTGGACATGCTGGAGATGGAAATATTCATGTAAATGTTATGGTAAAAGATAAAACAAATGAAAAAGAGATGGCTGATGGTCACAAAGCTATTGAAGAGATTTTCCAACTAGTTGTTGATATGGGTGGAACTTTAAGTGGTGAACACGGTATTGGTATATCAAAAGCACCATTTATGAATATTGCTTTTACAGATGCTGAAATGAATTTATTTAGAAGTATTAAAAAAGCTTTTGACCCAAACAATATTTTAAATCCATTTAAAATGGGATTATAA
- the bcp gene encoding thioredoxin-dependent thiol peroxidase, with product MLKVGDKAPAFCAFNQDDTEICLRDIVGNWIVLYFYPKDMTPGCTTQACDFTANLYKFDNLKATVIGVSPDDSAKHRKFIEKYDLAITLLADEDKKMAQDYGVWQLKKFMGKEFMGVIRTTFIINPKGEIAYIWDKVSVRKTKSVKGEKIEILHVDEVREKLEELQSKY from the coding sequence ATGTTAAAAGTAGGCGACAAAGCACCAGCATTTTGTGCTTTTAATCAAGATGATACAGAGATTTGTCTAAGAGATATTGTTGGAAATTGGATAGTTTTATACTTTTATCCAAAAGATATGACACCTGGATGTACTACACAAGCTTGTGATTTTACTGCAAACTTATATAAGTTTGACAATCTAAAAGCAACAGTTATTGGTGTAAGCCCAGATGATAGTGCAAAACATAGAAAATTTATAGAAAAGTATGATTTAGCAATTACTCTTTTAGCAGATGAAGATAAAAAAATGGCTCAAGATTATGGTGTTTGGCAATTAAAAAAGTTTATGGGAAAAGAGTTTATGGGAGTTATTAGAACTACTTTTATTATAAATCCAAAAGGAGAGATAGCATATATTTGGGATAAAGTAAGTGTGAGAAAAACAAAGAGTGTAAAAGGAGAAAAAATCGAAATTTTACATGTGGATGAAGTTAGAGAAAAATTAGAAGAATTACAATCAAAATATTAG
- a CDS encoding DMT family transporter, with the protein MIIASFLFALMGVAAKELSDKLSTIEIVFFRNVFGVFFILFSIYKSPLKQLGGKFWLLIFRGVAGFLALLFFFYNIANIPLGEAMTFSKTSTIFTALLAYFFLKEQIGIKGWIGVIVGFIGILFIAEFDGSSLEKTDYLGILSGVGAALAYTSIRELRRFYDSRAIVLSFMAVGTIFPLIFMIISEFYTNPHLDFMLGTFVMPEARDWIFIALLGVFSTYAQIYMTKSYSLAKAGIVSTVSYSNIAFSIVLGLFMGDAFPSFIVLLGIILIVISGIMVSKK; encoded by the coding sequence ATGATTATTGCCTCTTTTTTATTTGCTTTAATGGGAGTTGCTGCAAAAGAACTTAGTGATAAATTAAGCACTATTGAAATAGTATTTTTTAGAAATGTTTTTGGAGTATTTTTTATACTATTTTCTATATACAAAAGTCCTTTAAAACAACTAGGTGGAAAATTTTGGTTACTTATTTTTAGAGGAGTTGCTGGGTTTTTGGCACTACTATTTTTCTTTTATAATATAGCAAATATTCCTTTGGGTGAGGCAATGACTTTTTCAAAAACTTCTACAATATTTACAGCACTTTTGGCATATTTTTTCTTAAAAGAGCAAATTGGAATTAAAGGTTGGATTGGAGTAATTGTAGGATTTATTGGAATTTTATTTATAGCCGAGTTTGATGGAAGTAGCTTAGAAAAAACAGATTATTTAGGAATTTTATCAGGTGTTGGAGCAGCACTTGCATATACTTCAATACGAGAACTTAGAAGATTTTATGACAGCAGAGCCATAGTTTTATCTTTTATGGCAGTTGGTACAATTTTTCCTTTGATTTTTATGATAATAAGTGAGTTTTACACAAACCCACATCTTGATTTTATGCTAGGAACTTTTGTAATGCCAGAGGCAAGAGATTGGATTTTTATAGCTTTATTAGGAGTTTTTTCTACTTATGCACAAATATATATGACAAAATCTTACTCTCTTGCAAAAGCTGGAATTGTAAGCACGGTTTCTTATAGTAATATAGCCTTTTCAATAGTTTTGGGGCTTTTTATGGGTGATGCTTTTCCATCTTTTATAGTGCTTTTGGGTATAATTTTGATTGTAATTAGTGGAATAATGGTTAGTAAGAAATAA
- the murA gene encoding UDP-N-acetylglucosamine 1-carboxyvinyltransferase, translating into MDYLKIIGNQKLSGEIYISGAKNAALPLIAATILAKNETIINNLPNVADINTFLKLIKMLGGSFTQDKNRAVIDTSTITNTTATYDIVKTMRASILVLGPLLARFGHCEVSLPGGCAIGQRPVDLHLKAMEAMGAKIEICQGYIKATAPNGLKGAKIVFDKVTVGGTENTVMAAALASGVTTIINAAKEPEIVQLCEVIASAGVKIEGIGTSKIIIEGTGGELLDIKPFSVIPDRIEAGTYMCAAAITNQKLTIKNIVPAHLEAVISKLEEMNFEIGIKEDELTIFPTSKILPVNIITTEYPGFPTDMQAQFMALATQAEGTSTIDERLFENRFMHVSELLRMGADIQLNGNIATIIGEKGNLSGTDVMATDLRASSALVLAALVAQGETNIHRIYHLDRGYEDLEGKFLKIGANIQRCKEK; encoded by the coding sequence ATGGATTATTTAAAAATCATAGGAAATCAAAAACTAAGTGGAGAAATATATATTTCTGGAGCAAAAAATGCTGCACTTCCTCTAATAGCAGCTACAATTTTAGCAAAAAATGAAACTATCATAAACAATCTTCCAAATGTGGCTGATATAAATACTTTTTTGAAGTTAATAAAAATGCTAGGTGGAAGTTTTACTCAAGATAAAAATAGGGCAGTTATCGATACAAGCACTATTACAAATACAACTGCAACTTATGATATTGTAAAAACCATGAGAGCCTCTATTTTGGTTTTAGGTCCACTATTAGCTAGATTTGGACATTGTGAAGTTTCACTTCCAGGTGGTTGTGCAATAGGTCAAAGACCTGTTGATTTACATTTAAAAGCTATGGAAGCTATGGGAGCAAAAATTGAGATTTGTCAAGGATATATAAAAGCAACTGCACCAAATGGATTAAAAGGTGCAAAAATTGTATTTGATAAAGTTACAGTTGGTGGAACTGAAAATACAGTTATGGCAGCTGCTTTAGCTTCAGGAGTTACAACTATAATAAACGCAGCAAAAGAGCCAGAGATTGTTCAATTATGTGAAGTAATAGCAAGTGCTGGAGTAAAAATAGAAGGAATTGGAACTTCTAAAATTATAATTGAAGGAACAGGTGGAGAACTACTTGATATTAAACCTTTTAGCGTAATTCCAGATAGAATAGAAGCTGGAACTTATATGTGTGCTGCTGCTATTACAAATCAAAAATTAACTATAAAAAATATTGTTCCAGCTCATCTTGAAGCTGTTATTTCAAAGTTAGAAGAGATGAATTTTGAGATAGGTATAAAAGAAGATGAACTTACAATTTTTCCAACATCAAAAATTTTACCAGTAAATATTATAACAACAGAATACCCAGGATTTCCAACAGATATGCAAGCTCAGTTTATGGCACTTGCAACTCAAGCTGAAGGAACAAGTACAATTGATGAAAGACTTTTTGAAAATAGATTTATGCATGTTAGTGAACTACTTAGAATGGGTGCAGATATTCAGTTAAATGGAAATATAGCTACAATTATTGGAGAAAAAGGTAATTTAAGTGGAACAGATGTTATGGCAACAGATTTAAGAGCATCTTCTGCTTTAGTTCTTGCAGCACTAGTTGCTCAAGGAGAGACAAATATTCATAGAATTTATCATCTTGATAGAGGATATGAAGATTTAGAAGGAAAATTTTTGAAAATTGGTGCAAATATTCAAAGGTGTAAAGAAAAGTAA
- the cmoA gene encoding carboxy-S-adenosyl-L-methionine synthase CmoA — MIDKVFNKTISKQFEFDEEVASVFDDMLERSVPFYKQMQKLSISFANNFLKENSKVYDLGCSTASTLIELSKSTPYKLNLVGIDNSEAMLQRASKKAKAFGVDIELLNSDIFDVELKNANLVLANYTLQFIRPINREKLVKKIYDSLEDGGIFIFSEKLVSQDSFLNKQFIDEYYSFKKTQGYSEFEISQKREALENVLIPYTEDENKKMIKDAGFKHCETLFKWVNFATFIAIK; from the coding sequence ATGATTGATAAAGTATTTAATAAAACAATTTCAAAACAGTTTGAGTTTGATGAAGAGGTAGCTAGCGTATTTGACGATATGTTAGAGCGTTCAGTTCCTTTTTATAAGCAGATGCAAAAACTATCAATATCTTTTGCCAATAATTTTTTAAAAGAAAATAGCAAAGTATATGATTTAGGTTGTTCAACTGCTTCAACTTTGATTGAACTTAGTAAATCAACTCCTTATAAATTAAATTTAGTAGGAATAGATAATTCAGAAGCGATGCTTCAAAGAGCTAGTAAAAAAGCAAAAGCTTTTGGTGTTGATATTGAGCTTTTAAACAGTGATATTTTTGATGTTGAACTAAAAAATGCAAATCTTGTTCTTGCAAACTACACTTTACAGTTTATAAGACCAATAAATAGAGAAAAACTAGTTAAAAAGATATATGATAGCCTAGAAGATGGTGGAATTTTTATCTTTAGTGAAAAATTAGTTTCACAAGATAGTTTTTTGAATAAGCAGTTTATAGATGAGTATTATAGCTTTAAGAAGACTCAAGGTTATAGTGAGTTCGAAATCTCTCAAAAAAGAGAGGCTTTGGAGAATGTGCTTATTCCTTATACTGAAGATGAAAATAAAAAGATGATAAAAGATGCTGGATTTAAACATTGTGAAACTCTTTTTAAATGGGTAAACTTTGCAACTTTTATAGCAATTAAATAG
- a CDS encoding plasminogen-binding N-terminal domain-containing protein, translated as MKKMFTKLAFIGAILFATNSLAVETVCYKNGLDTPSQIETAKLEGGICGGKTTVGEMLKNGWQILDINVTTENGKLSYSYYFYQNAKQGLSSGTYASKLDYGKKEFSISPIAFKIDNLENNKTTIPKGNLLVGQSGIVVHIYDNDRRLIVSNAKVVSSNEKSSVIEYFPFDDLKQDAIPNTNRVVEKGDILLLNYMYDQSLLIAPDFNNYKAVKDDFAQNNFIHPDLFAASLKFQNQPLPRIEDFQKFAIEQNLGTIFIVLNRKIFIYDAKTFTLLDSYSLQIGSSKKQLPFFTRVEEIKGPLIDLKNIPIVSDVLGLNEDGIDDSSYDNYYKQLLGVK; from the coding sequence ATGAAAAAAATGTTTACAAAGTTAGCTTTTATTGGTGCTATTTTATTTGCTACAAATAGTTTAGCAGTTGAAACTGTTTGTTATAAAAATGGTTTAGATACACCATCTCAAATAGAAACTGCAAAGCTTGAAGGTGGAATTTGTGGTGGTAAAACTACTGTTGGTGAAATGTTAAAAAATGGTTGGCAAATTTTAGATATAAATGTAACAACTGAAAATGGAAAGTTAAGTTACTCTTACTACTTTTATCAAAATGCAAAACAGGGTTTAAGTAGTGGAACTTATGCATCAAAATTAGATTATGGGAAAAAAGAGTTCTCTATTTCACCTATCGCATTTAAAATTGATAATTTAGAAAACAATAAAACAACAATACCAAAAGGAAATTTACTTGTAGGTCAAAGTGGAATTGTTGTTCATATTTATGACAATGATAGAAGACTAATAGTTTCAAATGCAAAGGTAGTAAGCTCAAATGAAAAAAGTTCTGTTATTGAGTATTTTCCTTTTGATGATTTAAAACAAGATGCGATTCCTAATACAAATAGAGTAGTTGAAAAAGGTGATATTTTACTTTTAAACTATATGTATGACCAATCTTTACTTATAGCTCCTGATTTTAATAACTATAAAGCAGTAAAAGATGATTTTGCACAAAATAATTTTATACATCCAGACTTATTTGCAGCATCTTTAAAATTTCAAAATCAACCACTTCCTAGAATTGAAGATTTCCAAAAGTTTGCAATTGAGCAAAATTTAGGAACTATTTTTATTGTATTAAATAGAAAGATATTTATCTATGATGCAAAAACATTTACTCTACTAGATAGTTATAGTTTACAAATTGGTTCTTCTAAAAAACAGTTACCATTCTTTACAAGAGTTGAAGAGATAAAAGGACCATTAATTGATCTTAAAAATATTCCTATAGTATCAGATGTATTAGGTTTAAATGAAGATGGTATAGATGATTCAAGTTATGACAACTACTATAAGCAACTTTTGGGAGTTAAATAG
- a CDS encoding ABC transporter substrate-binding protein, whose product MRLILIFLIFVSALEAKKDIKVQLRWKHQFQFAGYYMALHKGFYEDVNLNVKLLEGDEKIDVVKTVLSKKADFGISNSSLILDYMKGLDVLNLGAIFQHSPNILLTTKDFKSPVDLARDGKIALMGGDQDIELKAMFSKEGIDLSKVKFVTNENYFENFIEGKIEAINSYISNEPFVLNQKGLDFKIIDPRDYGLDFYGDTLFTSKLFYNNNYETVSAFRTATLKGWDYALENIEESVDVILKYYNTQNKSKEALIYEANTLKKLINNDLVEIGHINRGRWENIALVYKDLGLVKSLSKFDDFFYIENKKVDLTWFYIYFFISSFSIFIILGIVYYIYKINKKLLKSEKRHKILFQNSASAGLVWKKDYIITEWNEQATKLFGWSASEVIGKSFLDFLIPQDEKFKFDDGLKAIFDDNNLHIFINKNCKKDKSIIICEWYNTKLQSTTDNSSEVVSLAIDITKRFEDEQTLKLQANNDFLTKLPNRLFFENILQKVYSYSKRNSTIFGLAIIDLDGFKAINDIYGHYAGDALLQEISLRFQDCIRAEDTIARIGGDEFAFIFHIGTIKEPYEKIIDRLLQEASKIVVFDGNIKLQVSASIGISFYSKDNDVDTKTLQKQADQAMYLSKTKGKNCFTVFDT is encoded by the coding sequence ATGAGATTAATTTTAATTTTCTTAATATTTGTTTCAGCGCTTGAAGCTAAAAAAGATATAAAAGTTCAGCTTCGTTGGAAACATCAATTCCAATTTGCTGGCTATTATATGGCTTTGCATAAAGGTTTTTATGAAGATGTTAATCTTAATGTAAAATTATTGGAGGGTGATGAAAAGATTGATGTTGTAAAAACAGTCTTATCAAAAAAAGCTGACTTTGGTATTTCAAACTCTAGTTTAATTCTTGATTATATGAAAGGTTTAGATGTTCTAAATTTAGGGGCTATTTTTCAACACTCTCCAAATATTTTATTAACAACAAAGGATTTTAAAAGTCCTGTAGATTTAGCAAGGGATGGAAAAATTGCTCTTATGGGAGGTGATCAAGATATTGAACTAAAAGCAATGTTTTCCAAAGAGGGTATAGATTTATCAAAAGTAAAATTTGTAACAAACGAAAACTATTTTGAAAATTTCATTGAAGGCAAAATCGAAGCAATTAATTCTTATATCTCAAATGAGCCTTTTGTTTTGAATCAAAAAGGCTTAGATTTTAAAATAATTGATCCTCGTGACTATGGATTAGATTTTTATGGAGATACTTTATTTACATCTAAATTGTTTTATAACAATAATTATGAAACAGTTTCAGCCTTTAGAACTGCTACTTTAAAAGGTTGGGATTATGCTTTAGAGAATATTGAAGAGAGTGTAGATGTTATATTAAAATATTATAATACTCAAAATAAATCAAAAGAAGCTCTTATATATGAGGCAAATACTTTAAAAAAACTTATAAATAATGATTTAGTAGAAATAGGTCATATAAATCGTGGTAGATGGGAAAATATAGCTTTGGTTTATAAAGATTTAGGTTTGGTTAAAAGTCTATCAAAATTTGATGATTTTTTTTATATTGAAAATAAAAAAGTAGATTTAACATGGTTTTATATCTATTTTTTTATATCATCTTTTTCTATTTTTATTATCTTAGGTATTGTTTATTACATTTATAAAATAAATAAAAAATTATTAAAAAGTGAAAAAAGACATAAAATACTTTTTCAAAACTCAGCATCTGCTGGATTGGTTTGGAAAAAAGATTATATTATTACAGAGTGGAATGAACAAGCTACAAAACTTTTTGGTTGGAGTGCAAGTGAAGTAATAGGAAAAAGTTTTTTAGATTTTTTAATACCACAAGATGAAAAATTTAAATTTGATGATGGTCTAAAAGCTATTTTTGATGATAATAATCTTCATATTTTTATAAATAAAAATTGTAAAAAAGATAAAAGTATAATAATATGTGAGTGGTACAATACAAAATTGCAATCAACTACTGATAATAGCTCAGAAGTTGTCTCTCTTGCTATAGATATTACAAAAAGGTTTGAAGATGAACAAACTCTTAAATTACAAGCAAATAATGACTTTTTAACAAAACTTCCAAATCGTCTATTTTTTGAAAATATACTTCAAAAAGTTTATTCATATTCAAAAAGGAATTCTACTATATTTGGTTTAGCAATTATAGATTTAGATGGATTCAAAGCTATAAATGATATTTATGGTCACTATGCTGGAGATGCTCTTTTACAAGAGATTTCTTTAAGATTTCAAGATTGTATAAGAGCAGAAGATACAATAGCAAGAATAGGTGGAGATGAGTTTGCATTTATTTTTCATATAGGTACAATTAAAGAACCTTATGAGAAAATAATAGATAGATTGTTGCAAGAAGCTTCAAAAATTGTAGTATTTGATGGAAATATTAAATTACAAGTATCTGCAAGTATTGGAATAAGTTTTTATTCAAAAGATAATGATGTTGATACTAAAACTCTACAAAAACAAGCTGACCAAGCTATGTATTTATCAAAAACAAAAGGCAAAAACTGTTTTACAGTTTTTGATACTTAA
- a CDS encoding alpha/beta hydrolase, with the protein MKNIFIYIVLLNIFILFFTGCSNKIPSLNDRKQLAFSLINDKNITQKDINTTQFNIFSFQKVSNSCKDGIKVYIEGDGLSWISRNIVSSNPTPTNPIALKLMLLDNSSCKVYLARPCQYINSNSCEEKYWTSHRFNLKVIESYQEVLNNLKKEYSNTKFDLVGYSGGGAIVTLLASFRDDINSITTVAGNLDIEEWSRIKNISKLNGSLNPADFTQSLENIKQYHLIGSNDKIIPKEIFFSYQNRFKNKKNIEYFIYESDHSCCWENIYKERF; encoded by the coding sequence TTGAAAAATATTTTTATCTATATAGTTTTATTAAATATTTTTATTTTATTTTTTACAGGATGCTCAAATAAAATTCCATCTTTAAATGATAGAAAGCAGTTGGCTTTTTCTTTGATAAATGATAAAAATATTACTCAAAAAGATATAAATACAACTCAATTTAATATATTCTCTTTTCAAAAAGTATCAAATAGTTGTAAAGATGGCATAAAAGTATATATTGAAGGAGATGGATTATCTTGGATTTCAAGAAATATTGTATCTTCAAATCCAACACCCACAAATCCAATAGCCTTAAAATTAATGCTACTAGATAATAGCTCTTGCAAAGTATATTTAGCAAGACCTTGCCAATATATAAACTCTAACTCTTGTGAAGAAAAATATTGGACAAGCCATAGATTTAATTTAAAAGTTATTGAAAGTTATCAAGAGGTTTTAAATAATTTAAAAAAAGAGTATTCAAATACTAAATTTGATTTAGTTGGATATTCTGGTGGAGGAGCAATTGTCACGCTTTTAGCATCTTTTCGAGATGATATAAATAGTATTACAACAGTAGCTGGAAATTTGGACATAGAAGAGTGGAGTAGAATTAAAAATATTTCAAAGCTAAATGGTTCTTTAAATCCAGCAGATTTTACTCAATCTTTGGAAAATATTAAACAGTATCATCTTATAGGTTCAAACGATAAAATAATTCCAAAAGAGATATTTTTTTCATATCAAAATAGATTTAAAAATAAAAAGAATATAGAATATTTTATATATGAATCTGATCATAGTTGCTGTTGGGAAAATATTTATAAAGAGAGATTTTAG
- the kdsA gene encoding 3-deoxy-8-phosphooctulonate synthase — translation MTVMTGPCVLEDMDTVLKIAEKLRPLSLDKRVDFYFKASFDKANRTSLSSFRGPGLDEGLKIFEKIKKEFGYKVVTDIHESYQAAPAGEVMDILQIPAFLCRQTDLLVAAAKTKAKINIKKGQFLAADAMKHPVEKVLNTRGVSEVSYENSQKAGVWLCERGNTFGYGALVVDMRNLLLLRQYAPVIFDATHSVQIPSTGGTTGGNSSFVPYMARAAASVGVDGFFFETHIDPKTAKSDGPNMLHIEQLYKTMDEIFAIKEALGN, via the coding sequence TTGACAGTTATGACAGGACCTTGTGTTTTAGAAGATATGGATACAGTTTTAAAAATAGCAGAAAAATTAAGACCTCTTAGTCTTGATAAAAGAGTTGATTTTTATTTTAAAGCAAGTTTTGACAAAGCAAACAGAACAAGCCTAAGCTCATTTAGAGGTCCAGGACTTGATGAGGGTTTAAAAATTTTTGAAAAAATCAAAAAAGAGTTTGGATATAAAGTGGTTACTGATATTCATGAGTCATATCAAGCTGCTCCTGCTGGAGAGGTTATGGATATACTTCAAATACCTGCTTTTTTGTGTCGTCAAACAGATTTACTTGTAGCTGCTGCTAAAACAAAAGCAAAAATAAATATAAAAAAAGGGCAGTTTTTGGCAGCTGATGCTATGAAACACCCTGTTGAAAAAGTGTTAAACACAAGAGGAGTAAGCGAAGTTTCTTATGAAAATAGCCAAAAAGCTGGTGTTTGGCTTTGTGAGAGAGGAAATACTTTTGGATATGGAGCTTTGGTTGTAGATATGAGAAATCTGCTACTTTTAAGACAATATGCTCCTGTGATTTTCGATGCAACTCATAGTGTACAAATTCCAAGCACTGGAGGTACTACTGGTGGAAATAGCTCATTTGTACCATATATGGCAAGAGCTGCTGCTAGTGTTGGAGTTGATGGATTTTTCTTTGAAACACATATTGACCCAAAAACAGCAAAAAGCGATGGACCAAATATGCTTCATATTGAACAACTTTATAAAACTATGGATGAGATTTTTGCTATTAAAGAGGCTTTAGGAAACTAA